From one Amaranthus tricolor cultivar Red isolate AtriRed21 chromosome 17, ASM2621246v1, whole genome shotgun sequence genomic stretch:
- the LOC130803948 gene encoding LOB domain-containing protein 12-like — protein sequence MGGNGTSPCASCKLLRRRCAKDCIFAPYFPSDDPHKFAIVHKVFGASNVSKMLQELPVQQRADAVSSLVYEANARMRDPVYGCVGAISFLQNQVSQLQMQLAVAQAEILCIQMQQEPSNMANPVQNNFEAVDDKSFLFQNNISQQQYLNFPSSSEHHVIQDSLKRESFFGHDMVS from the exons ATGGGAGGCAATGGAACTTCACCTTGTGCTTCTTGCAAGTTGCTTCGTCGTAGATGTGCCAAAGACTGCATTTTCGCCCCTTACTTCCCTTCCGATGATCCCCACAAGTTTGCCATCGTCCATAAAGTATTTGGTGCTAGCAATGTCAGCAAAATGTTGCAG GAGCTCCCAGTGCAGCAAAGAGCAGATGCAGTAAGTAGTCTAGTGTACGAAGCGAATGCAAGGATGAGGGATCCGGTGTATGGATGTGTAGGGGCCATATCTTTCCTACAAAACCAGGTTTCACAGCTGCAAATGCAACTAGCAGTAGCTCAGGCAGAGATATTATGCATCCAGATGCAGCAAGAGCCAAGTAACATGGCAAACCCAGTACAAAACAACTTTGAGGCAGTAGATGACAAATCTTTCCTCTTCCAGAACAATATCTCCCAACAACAATACTTGAATTTCCCATCTTCTAGTGAACATCATGTAATTCAAGACTCCCTCAAAAGGGAGTCTTTCTTTGGACATGACATGGTTTCATAA